One stretch of Prunus persica cultivar Lovell chromosome G1, Prunus_persica_NCBIv2, whole genome shotgun sequence DNA includes these proteins:
- the LOC18788281 gene encoding geraniol 8-hydroxylase — MDFLSCMLICLMVGWISIHALYYSFARTSPNKLPPGPNPLPFIGNLLELGNKPHLSLTKLSQRYGPIMTLHLGQITTVVVSSSAIAKQVLQTHDQLFCNRTVLDSVQACKHGENGMPWIPVSAKWRNLRKICNSQLFATKVLDASQGNRHLKVQELIADVHESVVKGDAVEIGRAAFKTTLNLMSRTVFSVDLADQNSERAREFKELVRSIMEEISKPNLADYFPVLKKIDPVGIRRRLTRHFLKMFDLFDRLIIQRMESRKAPDYIMTSDMLDTLINSSEEKNEDMDMVETQHLFLDLFAAATDTTSATLEWAMAELLRNPEKLSKAQEELKHIIGKGKPVEESDITRLPYLQAIIKETFRLHPAAPLLIPRKAGADVEICGYIVPEGAQVLVNAWAIGRDPSIWDNPNSFMPERFLGLDIDVTGRNFELIPFGGGRRICPGLPLAMRMLNLMLGSLLNCFDNWKLEDGVAPETMNMEDKFGLTLEKAQPLIAVPMT, encoded by the exons ATGGATTTCTTGAGTTGCATGCTAATATGTCTTATGGTTGGCTGGATCTCAATCCATGCCCTCTATTATTCATTTGCAAGAACAAGTCCCAATAAGCTTCCGCCTGGACCAAATCCACTTCCTTTCATTGGAAATCTTCTAGAGCTTGGAAACAAGCCCCACCTCTCCCTAACCAAGCTTTCACAACGCTATGGGCCCATTATGACTTTACATCTTGGCCAAATCACGACCGTCGTGGTTTCTTCATCCGCCATAGCTAAACAAGTCCTCCAAACCCATGACCAATTGTTTTGCAACCGAACAGTATTAGATTCAGTCCAAGCCTGTAAACATGGCGAGAACGGCATGCCCTGGATACCTGTTTCAGCTAAGTGGAGAAACCTTCGCAAAATATGCAACTCCCAATTGTTCGCCACCAAAGTTCTCGACGCCAGCCAAGGCAACCGCCACCTAAAAGTGCAAGAGCTCATAGCTGATGTCCATGAAAGCGTTGTAAAAGGTGATGCAGTGGAGATTGGAAGAGCTGCTTTCAAAACTACGCTCAATTTGATGTCGCGGACTGTCTTCTCTGTGGATTTAGCGGACCAGAATAGTGAGAGGGCTAGAGAGTTCAAGGAGCTGGTGCGGAGTATTATGGAAGAGATTTCGAAACCAAACTTGGCTGACTATTTTCCAGTGCTTAAAAAGATTGACCCCGTGGGGATACGGCGCCGTTTGACTCGTCACTTCCTGAAGATGTTTGACCTCTTCGATCGCTTGATCATCCAAAGAATGGAATCAAGAAAAGCACCTGACTATATCATGACCAGTGATATGTTAGATACCCTTATAAACAGTAgtgaagagaaaaatgaggATATGGACATGGTTGAAACTCAACATTTGTTCCTG GATCTATTTGCTGCTGCCACAGATACAACTTCAGCCACATTAGAATGGGCAATGGCTGAGCTACTACGCAACCCCGAAAAACTGTCAAAAGCTCAAGAGGAGCTGAAGCACATCATTGGCAAAGGAAAACCAGTGGAGGAATCAGACATCACTCGGCTCCCTTACTTACAAGCCATAATCAAAGAGACCTTCCGCTTGCACCCAGCAGCTCCATTGCTAATTCCTCGCAAAGCCGGAGCAGATGTAGAAATATGCGGGTACATTGTACCAGAGGGTGCACAAGTTTTGGTCAATGCATGGGCCATAGGCAGAGACCCCAGCATCTGGGACAACCCAAACTCGTTTATGCCGGAGAGGTTCTTGGGATTGGACATAGATGTTACAGGGAGGAACTTTGAGCTTATCCCATTTGGTGGTGGACGGAGAATTTGTCCTGGGTTACCATTGGCAATGAGAATGCTGAACTTGATGTTGGGGTCACTTCTTAACTGCTTTGATAACTGGAAGCTTGAAGATGGGGTTGCACCAGAGACCATGAACATGGAAGACAAGTTTGGCCTCACTTTAGAGAAGGCTCAGCCCCTAATAGCTGTGCCCATGACATAG